The following coding sequences are from one Hymenobacter sp. DG25A window:
- the rfbF gene encoding glucose-1-phosphate cytidylyltransferase, with protein MKAVILAGGYGTRISEESGIRPKPMVEVGGRPILWHIMKIYAHHGIRDFVICCGYKGYMIKQYFADYFLRNSDVTFRMDRNEMQVHRNHAEPWTVTLVDTGEKTMTGGRLRRVREHLNPNEPFCMTYGDGVGDVDIRAAVRFHREQGTLATLTAVRQPGRFGVFNLSEGEGTVGSFTEKPEGEATPWINGGFFVLEPGVLDYIESDNTVWEKDPLERLAASGQLSAYRHQGFWQPMDTLRDRNLLDELWTKGEARWKVWPDAPEPATPDPVLAEILAAPVQAPQGERVANPTIIPVD; from the coding sequence ATGAAAGCAGTGATATTAGCCGGGGGCTACGGTACCCGCATCAGCGAAGAAAGCGGCATTCGGCCCAAGCCCATGGTAGAGGTAGGAGGGCGGCCCATTCTCTGGCACATCATGAAGATATATGCCCACCACGGCATCCGCGACTTTGTCATCTGTTGCGGCTATAAGGGGTACATGATCAAGCAATACTTTGCCGATTATTTCCTGCGCAACTCTGATGTCACCTTCCGGATGGACCGCAACGAAATGCAGGTGCACCGCAACCACGCCGAGCCCTGGACGGTGACGCTGGTAGATACCGGCGAGAAAACCATGACCGGCGGCCGCTTGCGCCGCGTGCGCGAGCATCTCAACCCCAACGAGCCCTTCTGCATGACCTACGGCGACGGGGTGGGCGACGTGGATATCCGGGCCGCCGTGCGCTTTCACCGGGAGCAGGGCACGCTGGCCACGCTCACGGCCGTGCGCCAGCCCGGCCGCTTTGGAGTGTTCAACTTAAGTGAGGGCGAAGGCACCGTGGGCAGCTTTACCGAAAAGCCCGAAGGCGAAGCCACCCCCTGGATAAACGGCGGCTTCTTCGTGCTGGAGCCCGGCGTGCTCGACTACATTGAGAGCGACAATACCGTGTGGGAGAAAGACCCGCTGGAGCGCCTCGCGGCCAGCGGCCAGCTATCAGCCTACCGCCACCAGGGTTTCTGGCAACCCATGGATACCCTCCGCGACCGGAACCTGCTGGACGAGCTCTGGACCAAAGGTGAGGCTCGCTGGAAAGTATGGCCCGATGCCCCTGAGCCCGCTACCCCCGACCCCGTACTGGCCGAAATTCTGGCCGCTCCGGTGCAGGCGCCCCAGGGCGAGCGGGTAGCCAACCCCACCATCATTCCCGTGGACTGA
- a CDS encoding WecB/TagA/CpsF family glycosyltransferase, whose product MLPKQLVLDTWISTGTTEQFVDSILTLAARRASEYVCFANVHMVVEAHRHPQFRLIVNQAALVAPDGSPVAASVRWFGGSKQPRVAGMDLLPQLLAAAAEQGKSVFFYGTTPAVLAAIVARAQHELPALRIAGTLSPPFRPLTPAEDEADVAAINASGADLVFVALGCPRQERWMAEHKGRIAACMLGVGQAFMVYAGLERRLPPWARRLWLEWAYRLWLEPRRLWRRYLTTNTRFVYLVAGRLLTRLASRPPLAAD is encoded by the coding sequence ATGCTGCCCAAACAGCTGGTGCTGGACACCTGGATTTCGACAGGAACTACGGAACAGTTTGTCGACAGCATTCTGACGCTGGCTGCCCGGCGGGCATCGGAGTACGTGTGCTTTGCCAACGTGCACATGGTAGTAGAAGCGCACCGCCACCCCCAGTTTCGCCTGATAGTAAACCAGGCGGCCCTAGTAGCTCCCGATGGCAGCCCCGTGGCGGCCAGCGTGCGTTGGTTTGGCGGTAGTAAGCAGCCCCGCGTAGCCGGCATGGATCTGTTGCCGCAACTGCTGGCGGCCGCGGCGGAACAGGGCAAATCCGTGTTTTTCTACGGTACTACGCCCGCCGTGCTGGCCGCTATTGTGGCCCGTGCCCAGCACGAGCTGCCTGCTCTCCGCATTGCCGGCACGCTGTCGCCGCCTTTCCGCCCGCTTACTCCCGCCGAGGATGAGGCCGATGTAGCCGCCATCAATGCTAGTGGTGCTGATTTGGTTTTTGTGGCCCTGGGCTGCCCGCGCCAGGAGCGCTGGATGGCCGAGCATAAGGGCCGGATAGCCGCCTGTATGCTGGGCGTAGGGCAGGCCTTCATGGTATATGCCGGGCTGGAGCGGCGCCTTCCCCCGTGGGCCCGGCGGCTCTGGCTGGAATGGGCCTACCGGCTGTGGCTGGAACCCCGGCGCCTGTGGCGGCGCTACCTCACTACCAATACCCGCTTTGTTTACCTGGTAGCGGGTCGTCTGCTTACCCGGTTAGCCAGCCGGCCGCCCTTAGCGGCCGACTAA